One window of Marinobacterium aestuarii genomic DNA carries:
- a CDS encoding GNAT family N-acetyltransferase gives MSDGYLVVYYPHLLVHPDFQGRGIGRQLMQAMQARYAGFHQQMLTADGGAIEFYRALGFERAGKTEPMWIYAGTDH, from the coding sequence TTGTCTGATGGCTATCTGGTGGTGTATTACCCGCACCTGCTGGTACATCCCGACTTTCAGGGGCGGGGTATTGGTCGCCAGTTGATGCAGGCAATGCAGGCTAGATACGCGGGTTTTCATCAGCAGATGCTAACGGCGGATGGCGGGGCCATCGAGTTTTACCGGGCGCTGGGGTTTGAGCGTGCCGGGAAAACGGAGCCTATGTGGATTTATGCGGGGACGGATCATTAG
- a CDS encoding esterase/lipase family protein, whose translation MNDDITILVHGFNRGRRDMAYLEAGLRRQGWHTRALNLPTLFGDMDDCVAAMSAQLNDIQGRYRRVHYVAHSLGGLITLNFIRETQPQNIGHCVFIATPHGGSHLAQIASWIPGYARIFKPVAELLPTGAYDNCHAESGLSLGVIVGCRNSGLLGKLFLSDQSDGRVEVASACAGAARETILLPFGHQEIHHRPETCAQVLAFLAQGRFSR comes from the coding sequence ATGAATGATGACATCACCATACTGGTGCACGGCTTTAACCGGGGTCGGCGGGATATGGCCTACCTTGAGGCAGGCCTGCGCCGCCAAGGCTGGCATACCCGCGCCCTGAATCTGCCGACCCTGTTTGGCGACATGGACGACTGCGTCGCCGCCATGTCCGCGCAGCTGAATGACATCCAGGGGCGCTACCGCCGTGTGCACTATGTCGCCCACAGCCTCGGTGGGCTTATCACCCTGAACTTTATCCGTGAGACCCAACCGCAGAATATCGGCCACTGTGTCTTTATCGCCACGCCCCACGGCGGCTCGCACCTGGCGCAGATCGCCAGCTGGATTCCAGGTTATGCCCGCATTTTCAAACCTGTCGCCGAGCTGCTGCCCACCGGAGCCTATGATAACTGCCATGCGGAGTCCGGCCTGAGCCTGGGTGTGATCGTCGGTTGTCGTAACAGCGGTCTGCTGGGCAAGCTGTTCCTGTCTGACCAGAGTGATGGCCGCGTGGAAGTGGCGTCGGCCTGTGCAGGCGCTGCCCGGGAAACCATACTGCTGCCCTTTGGCCATCAGGAGATTCATCACCGGCCTGAAACCTGTGCCCAGGTGCTGGCGTTTCTGGCCCAGGGCCGTTTCAGTCGCTAG
- a CDS encoding DUF2726 domain-containing protein: MEGFVLVGLLVLAVVFFLKFLARNRTSAAPADQLRYRRRPALFTPAERSFAGVLDQVLDARYRVYGKVRVADLIEPLPGKDRRIWQKAFNRISAKHFDFVICNSSDLVPVVVIELDDSSHQKAKRQQRDEMLQQICQQVQLPLIRVPAQKGYKLVEVEDYLKPLRDLESTADSETTGQAIPLRAVRDDTGWAGGV; encoded by the coding sequence ATGGAAGGTTTTGTTCTTGTTGGGCTGCTGGTTCTGGCAGTCGTGTTTTTTCTGAAGTTCCTCGCTCGCAATCGCACCAGTGCGGCGCCCGCTGATCAGCTGCGCTATCGCCGCCGGCCAGCGCTCTTTACGCCTGCTGAGCGTTCTTTCGCAGGTGTGCTGGATCAGGTACTGGATGCCCGCTACCGCGTTTATGGCAAGGTGCGTGTGGCCGATCTTATTGAGCCGCTGCCAGGCAAAGATCGCCGCATCTGGCAAAAAGCCTTCAACCGCATCAGCGCCAAACATTTCGATTTCGTTATCTGCAACAGCAGCGACCTGGTGCCCGTCGTGGTGATCGAGCTGGATGACAGCAGCCATCAGAAGGCCAAGCGTCAGCAGCGGGATGAGATGCTGCAGCAGATCTGCCAGCAGGTACAGCTGCCGCTGATTCGTGTGCCGGCACAGAAAGGCTACAAGCTGGTGGAGGTCGAAGACTATCTAAAACCGCTGCGGGATCTTGAAAGTACGGCTGACTCTGAAACAACGGGGCAGGCTATACCGCTGCGGGCAGTGCGGGATGATACTGGCTGGGCGGGCGGCGTCTGA